The following are from one region of the Cottoperca gobio chromosome 13, fCotGob3.1, whole genome shotgun sequence genome:
- the LOC115017811 gene encoding uncharacterized protein LOC115017811, which yields MSQHGQSFGTGKECYLATPGVLSIVKLGGISGDAPPLQRPGSACFNRPHDPPGQTTASFSAPPLTSLSLCEGKIQSCILLNGKWCINCERDRPLYLQHMPTDEHGLHCLFLRTVRRENMSLDGDTLSVIENPAAVSHPFHSEKTAEVVETKGVQGCLKGIHSTTHAQRLVRLLAAVCAVGLLGGLAVGVWFLVKLLLKPSYSQSPVGLGDTKETPFCNVTEDISISDPRKVFYRISPENSLLEIQLGKLPTWLPVCYERWNSSLGTLVCRQLGYLRLTKHKGVNLTDIGPNYTDGFIQITSEHKSNLENMWEFRGNCITGKVIALQCFECGTRAKLPRIIGGVEATLGRWPWQVSLYYSNRHTCGGSIITSQWVVTAAHCVHNYRLPQVSSWVVYAGIVTRSSAKMAQHTGHAVEKIIYNKNYNHRSHDSDIALMKLQTPLNFSDTIRPVCLPQYDYDLPGGTQCWISGWGYTQPDGVHSPDTLKEAPVPIISTKKCNSTCMYNGEISPRMLCAGYTEGKVDACQGDSGGPLVCQEENVWRLVGVVSWGTGCAEPNHPGVYTNVAEFLSWIYDMIEEPKKGSLYINICSWKRVPAPQDPSRPFPVCAGKLETDKNEGQVCYTVLDVALNPAVLQESKKYKTEVYMLALSFAQQQHGMRLSQEYTVVSCSPKSSPDDLHRRLGFRQLSNTSRQPDTASQTPGALLQQIASLRSEKQHEDPPAQINFRPADYKNKDLIQVISTTFVQPQKPEYQLEVKTDTEGVVRSMELTVELPKVRSMSECQLRISKDDVLLEVEDVYYLVLEFPKTVIEDTASAIFNKKKRRLTLRVDVF from the exons ATGTCTCAACATGGACAATCTTTTGGCACAGGTAAAGAGTGTTACCTAGCAACACCCGGTGTCCTATCAATAGTTAAGCTTGGAGGTATCTCTGGAGATGCTCCCCCCCTACAAAGACCTGGTTCAGCTTGCTTCAACAGGCCCCATGACCCCCCTGGACAAACAACAGCCTCATTCTCTGCACCACCGCTGACCTCATTGTCTCTTTGTGAAGGGAAAATCCAGAGTTGCATTCTGTTAAATGGCAAATGGTGCATCAACTGCGAGCGGGACAGACCTCTCTACCTCCAGCACATGCCTACAGATGAGCACGGACTCCACTGCCTTTTCCTTAGGACTGTACGAAGGGAAAACATG AGTCTTGATGGAGACACATTATCAGTGATTGAAAACCCGGCGGCTGTCAGCCATCCCTTTCATTCAGAGAAAACAGCAGAAGTCGTGGAGACCAAGGGAGTGCAGGGCTGCTTAAAAGGGATTCACTCGACCACTCACG CTCAGAGGCTGGTGAGGCTGCTGGCAGCGGTGTGTGCCGTCGGACTCTTGGGAGGCTTAGCTGTAGGTGTCTGGTTTCTCG TCAAACTTCTGCTGAAGCCTTCCTACTCCCAAAGTCCAGTGGGACTCGGGGACACAAAGGAGACGCCTTTCTGCAACGTGACAGAAGATATTTCTATCTCTGACCCCAGGAAAG TGTTTTATAGAATCAGTCCGGAGAACTCCCTGCTGGAGATCCAGCTGGGGAAGCTGCCCACCTGGCTACCAGTGTGCTACGAGAGGTGGAACTCTTCACTGGGAACGCTGGTCTGCAGACAGCTTGGCTATCTGAG ACTGACCAAGCATAAAGGAGTGAATCTAACTGATATCGGGCCAAACTATACTGATGGCTTTATACAAATTACCTCAGAACACAAGAGCAATCTGGAAAATATGTGGGAATTCAG GGGGAACTGTATCACAGGGAAGGTTATCGCTTTGCAATGTTTTG AGTGTGGGACACGAGCAAAGCTGCCCAGGATAATCGGGGGGGTCGAAGCCACGCTGGGCAGGTGGCCCTGGCAGGTCAGCCTCTACTACAGCAACCGTCACACCTGCGGAGGCTCCATCATCACCAGTCAATGGGTAGTCACAGCTGCCCATTGTGTGCACAA CTACAGGCTACCTCAGGTATCCAGCTGGGTGGTCTACGCTGGTATTGTCACCCGCAGCTCGGCTAAGATGGCTCAGCACACAGGACATGCGGTGGAGAAGATAATTTACAACAAGAACTATAACCACAGGAGCCACGACAGTGATATAGCCCTGATGAAACTACAGACCCCGTTGAATTTCTCAG ATACAATTAGGCCCGTCTGCTTGCCTCAGTACGACTATGATCTGCCAGGAGGTACACAGTGCTGGATCTCTGGATGGGGatacacccagcctgatggtg TTCACTCACCTGACACGCTGAAAGAGGCTCCAGTTCCCATAATAAGCACAAAGAAGTGTAACAGCACCTGCATGTACAATGGAGAGATCTCGCCACGGATGCTTTGTGCCGGATACACAGAGGGAAAAGTGGATGCGTGCCAG GGGGACAGCGGCGGTCCTCTGGTTTGCCAGGAGGAAAATGTGTGGAGGCTGGTGGGGGTCGTCAGCTGGGGGACAGGCTGTGCTGAACCCAACCATCCAGGAGTTTACACCAACGTGGCTGAATTCTTGAGCTGGATCTACGACATGATTGAG GAGCCCAAGAAAGGGTCACTGTACATCAACATATGCAGCTGGAAACGTGTGCCTGCACCTCAGGACCCCAGCAGGCCtttccctgtgtgtgcaggaaaacTAGAAACAGACAAAAATGAAGGTCAAG TTTGTTACACTGTGTTGGATGTGGCATTAAACCCTGCAGTGCTACAGGAAagcaagaaatacaaaacagaagTCTATATGCTGGCCCTGAGCTTTGCCCAGCAGCAGCATGGGATGAGGTTATCTCAGGAGTACACTGTTGTCAGCTGTAGCCCAAAAAGTAGCCCAGATGACTTGCACCGTCGGCTTGGGTTTCGGCAGTTGTCTAACACCTCCAGACAACCAGACACAG CCAGTCAGACCCCAGGTGCCCTTCTGCAGCAGATCGCCTCTCTGCGCTCAGAGAAACAACACGAGGACCCACCAGCCCAAATAAACTTCCGACCTGCGGACTATAAAAATAAGGATTTGATCCAGGTCATCTCCACCACATTTGTGCAGCCTCAGAAGCCAGAGTACCAACTTGAGGTGAAGACTGATACCGAAGGAGTTGTTCGCAGCATGGAGCTGACAGTGGAGCTGCCAAAGGTTCGCTCCATGTCGGAGTGTCAGCTGAGAATCTCTAAG gACGACGTCTTACTGGAGGTGGAGGATGTCTACTATTTGGTTTTGGAATTCCCCAAAACTGTCATTGAAGACACTGCGTCTGCCATTTTCAACAAGAAGAAACGGAGGCTTACTTTGAGAGTGGATGTTTTCTGA
- the LOC115018258 gene encoding LOW QUALITY PROTEIN: dixin-A-like (The sequence of the model RefSeq protein was modified relative to this genomic sequence to represent the inferred CDS: deleted 1 base in 1 codon), which translates to MGAKQMKCLSSASPAHSPKEEYVITQCADTPKEENLHDQSEDQGVPWDDKSELTEKKSVTEDVSLCGLCPSLGHDVQEEEKSWEEQLDAHQEQLEKEMQEARRMVFRLQSLLLHGSLPEEDQDGPVSFGDNRANAEQQLVLIRSRLDQSMEEALDLKRELLRNKQEARHLQAIKDALQQRLAVQEDAVLQLKQELLRCNMAKDQLEGENVELKHKMSERNKLLSEYEQQLGRKDRMLQQQQQKLDEAQHKVHEVNLGRSFRSESGGYSNSVASTPPAVFQHSAPGEELQLVREALRSLRDSFSGHDPQHHTLDTLEQGVGSLMDRLHTMDSQRRQERGEEFKSPGRRATSSERDSWPQSSKMAHSHSSPGLDTTISTKVLYFTDRSLTPFLINIPKRLGEVTLRDFKAAVDRQGNFRYHFKALDPEFGTVKEEVFQDGAVVPGWEGKIVAWVEEDHGERR; encoded by the exons CCTCAGCTCAGCCAGCCCTGCACACTCCCCCAAAGAGGAGTATGTTATCACCCAGTGCGCTGACACCCCTAAAGAAGAAAATCTCCATGATCAGTCTGAGGACCAAGGGGTACCTTGGGATGACAAATCCGAGCTGACAGAGAAGAAATCTGTCACAG AggatgtgtctctgtgtggatTGTGTCCCTCCCTCGGTCACGATgtgcaggaggaagagaagtCCTGGGAGGAGCAGCTGGACGCCCACcaggagcagctggagaaggagaTGCAGGAGGCCAGGAGGATGGTGTTCCGCCTACAG TCGTTGCTGCTCCATGGCTCCCTCCCCGAAGAGGACCAGGATGGACCTGTGAGCTTCGGAGACAACCGCGCTAACGCTGAACAGCAGCTG GTTCTAATCCGCAGTCGCCTGGACCAAAGCATGGAGGAAGCCCTTGATCTCAAG AGGGAACTCCTGAGAAACAAACAGGAGGCACGCCACCTTCAGGCCATCAAG GATGCTCTACAGCAGCGCCTGGCAGTGCAGGAGGATGCTGTGCTGCAGCTAAAGCAGGAACTGCTGAGGTGCAACATGGCCAAAGATCAGCTGGAAGGGGAAAAT GTAGAGCTCAAACACAAGATGAGTGAACGGAACAAATTACTTAGTGAATATGAG CAGCAGCTCGGGAGGAAAGACAGAATgctgcagcaacagcagcaaaagCTCGATGAAGCTCAACATAAAGTACATGAAGTTAACCTTGGACGG TCATTCAGGAGTGAAAGC GGTGGTTACAGTAACTCTGTGGCTTCGACACCTCCTGCAGTATTCCAACACAGTGCACCA GGGGAAGAGCTGCAGCTGGTCAGGGAGGCGCTGCGTAGTTTGAGGGACAGCTTTTCTGGCCATGACCCCCAACATCACACCCTGGACACCTTGGAGCAGGGTGTGGGCAGCCTAATGGACAGATTACATACTATGGACAGCCAGCGCAGGCAGGAGAGAGGG GAGGAATTTAAATCACCAGGACGCAGAGCCACATCGTCGGAGCGTGACTCCTGGCCGCAGAGCTCAA AAATGGCGCACTCACACAGCAGCCCGGGACTGGACACCACCATCTCTACTAAAGTGCTCTACTTCACCGACCGCTCGCTCACTCCGTTTCTGATTAACATCCCAAAAAG GCTGGGTGAAGTGACACTGCGAGACTTCAAGGCCGCTGTGGACAGACAAGGCAATTTCAGATACCACTTCAAGGCCCTCGACCCAGAGTTTGGCACAGTGAAAGAGGAG GTGTTCCAGGACGGAGCAGTCGTGCCTGGCTGGGAAGGGAAGATTGTAGCGTGGGTGGAGGAGGACCACGGAGAGAGGAGGTAG